One genomic segment of Paenibacillus sp. FSL H8-0332 includes these proteins:
- a CDS encoding glycosyltransferase, whose protein sequence is MISVIIPLYNVEDYIEACLDSFELQSKNVEFEIIIINDGSTDGSLEIVERYIKQSELKIIIISQANAGVSSARNRGIDEANGKFICFVDSDDLVQNNYLGSMLDIIENKDCDMVICATSSVEEEFVLIGNNQSSSPINLKIMNSNEALNGFLENKFTTGVWSLLIKKSILLDNNLRFSDGFKYSEDLEMVWKMIASSDLIALTSEPLYIYRIRNGSAMSYVDERRMDGLKLMQALEKYFQDKNPVFYLEFKKYGVARWVWSTIWQVAVASVNYNAFSNFLKDINTRKYMKSLLSFSQTKVKVSAFLYLVSPSVYFIIAKVKGKERLKRKINSIT, encoded by the coding sequence ATGATTAGTGTTATTATCCCGCTGTATAATGTTGAAGATTACATTGAAGCTTGTCTTGATTCTTTTGAACTTCAAAGTAAGAATGTAGAGTTTGAAATAATTATCATTAATGATGGTTCAACAGACGGTTCTCTAGAAATTGTTGAAAGATATATTAAACAATCAGAATTGAAAATAATTATAATTAGTCAGGCCAATGCTGGTGTCAGTAGTGCGCGGAATAGGGGGATTGATGAAGCAAATGGAAAATTTATTTGCTTTGTTGATTCAGACGATCTGGTTCAAAATAATTACTTGGGCAGTATGCTAGATATTATTGAAAATAAAGATTGTGATATGGTAATATGTGCAACATCTTCAGTGGAGGAGGAATTTGTGTTAATTGGGAATAATCAATCATCTTCTCCAATCAATCTTAAAATAATGAACAGTAATGAAGCTCTAAATGGATTTTTGGAAAATAAATTTACAACAGGTGTGTGGTCTTTATTAATAAAAAAAAGCATTCTACTTGATAATAATTTGAGGTTTTCAGATGGATTTAAGTATAGTGAAGATTTAGAAATGGTTTGGAAAATGATCGCTTCATCCGACCTAATAGCTTTAACTAGTGAACCGTTATACATTTATCGAATAAGAAACGGTTCTGCAATGAGCTACGTTGATGAAAGAAGAATGGATGGATTGAAGTTAATGCAAGCACTTGAAAAATATTTTCAAGATAAGAACCCTGTTTTTTATCTTGAGTTTAAAAAATATGGTGTTGCCAGATGGGTGTGGTCTACAATTTGGCAGGTGGCAGTAGCAAGTGTTAATTACAATGCATTTTCGAATTTCTTAAAAGATATTAATACACGAAAATATATGAAAAGTTTATTGAGTTTTTCTCAAACCAAAGTTAAAGTAAGCGCCTTTTTATATTTAGTCAGTCCTAGTGTGTATTTTATAATAGCAAAAGTTAAGGGGAAAGAGAGGTTGAAAAGAAAAATTAACTCTATTACATGA
- a CDS encoding NAD-dependent epimerase/dehydratase family protein, protein MLYNNNDYKIDMRTVLQSNIPFEKLDGCNVLITGASGMIGSFLSDILMFCNEERAYNINIFVMGRSEDRLRKRFETHYRNTNFHIIEQDVNLPLLCSDKFDYIIHAASNAYPDLFSKDPVGTIMGNIWGTYNLLEYARRSKLERFLFVSSGEVYGQGAENIIEFLETYSGEVDSTNFRSCYPNGKRAAETLCASYSQQYGLDTIIARPCHIFGPTLTLNDNRASSHFINEVLAGNDIIMKSQGSQLRSYCHVADCVSGILTILLKGENGNAYNIANSKSNITIRELAECIADISGKKVIFKLPDEVEKASFNPVTRSVLNSEKLEKLGWYPEYDLRTGLIRTIKILK, encoded by the coding sequence ATGCTGTATAATAATAATGATTATAAAATTGATATGAGAACTGTGTTACAAAGCAATATTCCTTTTGAAAAGTTAGATGGCTGTAATGTACTCATAACAGGGGCTTCTGGTATGATTGGTTCGTTTTTATCCGATATTTTAATGTTTTGTAATGAAGAGCGTGCTTATAACATTAATATATTTGTTATGGGTAGAAGTGAAGATAGGTTGAGGAAAAGATTTGAAACACATTATAGAAATACAAATTTTCATATTATCGAGCAAGATGTGAATCTTCCTCTTTTATGTAGCGATAAATTTGATTATATTATTCATGCTGCAAGTAATGCATATCCTGATTTGTTCTCAAAAGATCCTGTTGGTACAATAATGGGGAATATTTGGGGTACGTATAACCTATTAGAATATGCAAGACGAAGTAAATTAGAAAGATTTTTATTTGTTTCTTCAGGTGAAGTCTATGGACAAGGTGCGGAAAATATAATTGAGTTTTTAGAAACATACAGTGGTGAAGTTGATAGCACTAATTTTAGATCATGTTATCCGAATGGAAAAAGGGCTGCTGAAACACTTTGTGCTTCATATTCTCAACAATATGGTTTGGATACAATTATAGCTAGGCCATGTCATATATTTGGGCCTACTTTGACTTTGAATGATAATAGAGCATCCTCCCATTTCATAAATGAAGTCCTTGCTGGTAATGATATTATAATGAAAAGTCAAGGTTCTCAGTTACGATCATATTGCCATGTTGCAGATTGTGTTTCTGGTATATTAACTATTCTTTTAAAGGGCGAAAATGGAAATGCTTATAATATTGCAAATTCAAAATCAAATATAACTATACGTGAATTAGCTGAATGTATAGCGGATATTTCAGGTAAGAAAGTCATATTTAAATTACCAGATGAGGTTGAAAAGGCAAGTTTTAATCCAGTGACGAGATCAGTTTTAAATTCTGAAAAATTGGAAAAATTAGGGTGGTATCCTGAATATGATTTGCGAACAGGGTTGATACGGACAATTAAAATTTTGAAATAA
- a CDS encoding LicD family protein, translated as MNKIEVNELKKIQIKILNIFVEFCKENEMDYFLCGGTLIGAVRHQGYIPWDDDIDVALLRADYDKFIKKFNGYNDLFKVHTSDNTSDYPYPFAKISFVKTIIKEFIDEDLKIGVNIDIFPVDILPDKKVDQLKLLNSIRRYRNKLSLKLIRINKNRSFFKNTILLIGKLIYKFEKSSYLSSSINKIAKGYINTNTNSMGVIVWGYGECEVVSNNIFSEVIPMQFEGEYYNVPIGYHEWLTSIYGEYMKLPPKEKQISHHAFEAFWIK; from the coding sequence ATGAATAAAATAGAGGTTAATGAATTGAAAAAAATTCAAATCAAAATACTCAATATCTTTGTGGAATTCTGTAAAGAAAATGAAATGGATTATTTTTTATGTGGTGGTACACTAATTGGAGCGGTTAGGCATCAGGGATATATACCTTGGGACGATGATATTGATGTTGCATTACTGAGAGCAGATTATGACAAGTTTATCAAAAAATTTAATGGTTATAACGATTTGTTCAAAGTTCATACTTCAGATAATACGAGTGACTATCCTTATCCGTTCGCAAAAATATCGTTTGTTAAAACTATTATAAAAGAATTTATTGACGAGGATTTAAAAATAGGAGTAAATATTGATATTTTTCCTGTTGATATCTTACCAGATAAAAAAGTGGATCAATTGAAATTATTAAACAGCATTCGTAGATATAGAAATAAGTTAAGTCTTAAATTAATTAGGATCAATAAAAACAGAAGTTTTTTTAAAAATACAATTCTTCTAATCGGTAAGTTAATATATAAATTCGAAAAATCTAGTTATCTTTCCTCAAGTATCAATAAAATAGCAAAGGGGTATATAAACACCAATACGAACTCAATGGGAGTAATTGTTTGGGGGTATGGAGAATGCGAAGTTGTATCAAACAATATTTTTAGTGAAGTAATACCGATGCAATTTGAAGGTGAATATTATAATGTGCCTATTGGATATCATGAATGGCTAACAAGTATATACGGAGAATATATGAAGTTACCACCAAAAGAAAAACAGATTTCACACCATGCATTTGAAGCGTTTTGGATAAAGTAA
- a CDS encoding IspD/TarI family cytidylyltransferase, translating into MNIALIIAGGSGQRMNQDIPKQFINVRNKPVIIYTLEVFQNHPDLDAIYVVCIDGWHEILRAYAKQFNITKLAGIVSGGETGQASIYNGLVVIKEDFADEDIVLVHDAIRPMVSEEIISDNIAVCRLHGSAVTSISCAEALLETESKVFSNSIYDREKIMRTQTPQAFPLGKLAKVHKEALRRGITNSVASCTLMIELGHQVHFSAGSEKNIKLTTIDDIEIFKALLSTKNSDWLK; encoded by the coding sequence TTGAATATAGCCCTAATAATAGCCGGTGGTAGTGGGCAACGGATGAATCAAGATATTCCTAAACAATTTATTAATGTTCGAAATAAACCTGTAATTATATATACGTTAGAAGTTTTTCAAAATCACCCTGATCTTGATGCTATATATGTAGTTTGCATAGATGGTTGGCATGAAATCTTAAGAGCTTATGCTAAACAATTTAATATAACAAAATTAGCAGGTATAGTATCTGGTGGTGAAACAGGACAAGCTTCTATCTATAATGGACTTGTTGTTATCAAAGAAGATTTTGCCGATGAAGATATTGTTTTAGTCCATGATGCGATTCGGCCGATGGTTTCAGAAGAAATTATTTCAGATAATATAGCAGTTTGTAGATTGCATGGCTCGGCCGTGACATCAATTTCTTGCGCTGAAGCATTACTTGAAACTGAAAGTAAAGTCTTTTCTAATTCAATATATGATCGTGAAAAAATAATGAGGACTCAGACTCCACAAGCATTTCCTCTGGGGAAACTAGCAAAAGTACATAAGGAAGCTTTGAGAAGAGGAATTACTAATTCAGTAGCATCTTGTACTTTAATGATTGAATTAGGTCATCAAGTACATTTTTCTGCTGGTTCTGAAAAAAACATAAAATTGACTACTATAGATGATATTGAAATTTTCAAGGCACTCTTAAGTACTAAGAATTCTGATTGGCTGAAGTAG
- the rfbB gene encoding dTDP-glucose 4,6-dehydratase — MNRKKMLVTGGAGFIGGNFVQYMIDKYSDYDVYNLDLLTYAGDLSKHKEIEDRDNYHFIQADIADREAIQSLFEQERFDYVVHFAAESHVDRSITDPAVFVRTNVMGTQVLLEASRAIGVTKFVHVSTDEVYGELDWDPAVFFTEETPLQPNSPYSASKASSDLLVRAYHETFGLPMNITRCSNNYGPYHFPEKLIPLTISKVLNEQKVPVYGDGANIRDWLHVWDHCAAIDLVLHEGVSGEVYNVGGHNERTNLEVVKTIIHTLGKSEDLIEFVADRLGHDKRYAIDPAKLERLGWKPTYTFETGIAQTIQWYTENAQWWEQILSGEYRN, encoded by the coding sequence ATGAATAGAAAGAAAATGCTGGTTACCGGAGGTGCCGGTTTCATTGGCGGGAATTTCGTACAGTACATGATCGACAAGTACTCCGATTACGATGTCTATAACCTGGATCTGTTGACCTATGCGGGTGACCTCTCCAAGCACAAGGAGATTGAAGATCGGGATAACTACCACTTCATCCAGGCGGATATTGCTGACCGTGAGGCTATTCAGTCTCTTTTTGAACAAGAGCGATTTGATTATGTAGTTCATTTCGCAGCCGAGAGTCATGTGGATCGTTCGATTACAGATCCAGCGGTATTCGTCCGTACGAATGTGATGGGAACCCAGGTGCTGCTGGAGGCTTCCCGTGCGATTGGAGTGACCAAGTTCGTTCATGTGTCTACGGATGAGGTGTATGGTGAGCTGGACTGGGACCCTGCTGTATTCTTCACAGAAGAAACGCCATTGCAGCCTAACAGCCCTTATAGCGCAAGCAAAGCGTCTTCCGATCTGTTAGTCCGTGCGTATCACGAGACCTTCGGCTTGCCGATGAACATTACCCGTTGCTCCAATAATTATGGCCCGTACCATTTCCCGGAGAAGCTCATTCCCCTGACGATTTCTAAGGTCCTGAATGAACAGAAGGTTCCTGTCTATGGAGATGGGGCGAATATCCGGGATTGGCTGCATGTATGGGATCATTGTGCTGCGATTGACCTGGTGCTGCATGAGGGCGTAAGCGGTGAGGTGTACAACGTAGGCGGGCATAATGAACGCACCAATCTTGAGGTTGTGAAGACGATTATTCATACCTTGGGGAAATCTGAGGATTTGATTGAATTCGTTGCCGACCGGCTGGGTCATGATAAACGTTATGCGATTGATCCGGCTAAGCTGGAGAGATTGGGCTGGAAGCCTACGTATACCTTCGAAACAGGAATCGCGCAGACCATCCAGTGGTATACGGAGAATGCACAGTGGTGGGAACAGATTCTTAGCGGCGAGTACAGGAATTAG
- a CDS encoding YdcF family protein, with the protein MGKRRKRILFLYLSLLLMVLLLLCAGRFLPVSEAPKQADVIIILSGGGGRVEQGVKLFQKGYAPQLLLSNAKEGAGFAGDMRETALSLGIPESAILTEDAAESTYQNAQFTLPIMQQKGFKSAIVVSSDFHMRRVKFIFDHVYKKSGIELTYIGADSGYNAKAWWSDRYSRETTFNEYIKMIGNAFGYNGPEAKGSLEQIKRWFRSG; encoded by the coding sequence ATGGGCAAGCGCAGAAAAAGAATTCTCTTTCTGTACTTGTCCCTTCTGTTAATGGTCTTGCTGCTCCTGTGCGCAGGGCGTTTCCTTCCCGTATCCGAGGCTCCGAAGCAAGCGGACGTAATCATCATCCTCAGTGGAGGGGGAGGCCGGGTGGAACAAGGGGTTAAGCTGTTTCAAAAAGGCTATGCGCCGCAGCTCCTGCTGTCTAACGCTAAGGAGGGGGCCGGCTTTGCCGGTGACATGCGCGAAACGGCCCTCTCCTTGGGCATCCCGGAATCTGCCATTCTTACCGAGGACGCTGCCGAGAGCACCTACCAGAACGCGCAGTTCACGCTCCCGATCATGCAGCAGAAGGGATTCAAGTCGGCGATTGTGGTGTCGTCGGATTTTCATATGCGGCGGGTGAAGTTTATCTTCGATCATGTGTATAAGAAGTCGGGGATTGAGCTGACTTATATCGGGGCGGACTCGGGCTATAACGCGAAGGCGTGGTGGAGTGACCGGTATAGCCGGGAGACGACTTTTAACGAATATATCAAGATGATTGGCAATGCCTTCGGCTACAATGGCCCGGAAGCGAAGGGTTCGCTGGAGCAGATTAAGCGCTGGTTCCGCAGTGGGTGA
- a CDS encoding oligosaccharide flippase family protein: MDGVLKRSFKNFKYVFSSQLLVLLLSFIKSLFIPMILTVQGFGFWQIYLFYASYVGIFALGFNDGIYLRYGDYQYEKLPHTRLKIAIQIHSIVIFLFFIIALIFSSLINDPNKQFSMIFVSINIFVLGLNGVFIYVMQITNQMKKYSFFVIFPQIIFVLGTFGMILFRNINFEILIIIDLFAKVVTVIGMMLYCKELWFGRITGLREGLEEYKANVSVGIQLMLAQLMGMLVTGIGRIIVEFFGNIEDYSYYSLGITITNLVLVLISSISMLAYPTLKRLNDKNYPFYYEKINTFLQSFSIIVPVLYFLSSLLIFMYLPKYLPVLKYLNILFGVIILQAKMQLLNNTFYKVLRKETEMMKANISSVLLFTVMAVIAFPLTESVMSIAVCTLIVMAYRCYSTEVYLRRILKLKNYKGIVFEALYIFLFSILTFLLNMKISFILYFCFLVIMVYKNRSLLNRIFKRV, encoded by the coding sequence ATGGATGGTGTTTTGAAAAGATCTTTTAAAAACTTTAAATATGTATTTTCTTCTCAACTATTGGTTTTATTACTCAGTTTTATAAAGTCGTTATTTATACCTATGATTCTGACTGTACAAGGGTTTGGATTTTGGCAGATTTATTTATTTTATGCTTCTTATGTAGGGATTTTTGCATTAGGATTTAATGACGGAATTTATTTGAGATATGGTGATTATCAGTATGAAAAACTTCCCCATACGAGATTAAAGATTGCTATTCAAATTCATAGCATTGTAATTTTTCTATTTTTTATAATAGCCTTGATTTTTTCGAGTTTAATTAATGATCCTAATAAACAATTTTCAATGATTTTTGTAAGTATTAATATTTTTGTGCTTGGACTAAATGGAGTATTCATCTACGTAATGCAAATAACGAACCAAATGAAAAAATATAGTTTTTTTGTGATTTTCCCGCAAATAATTTTCGTTCTGGGGACTTTTGGGATGATCCTTTTTAGGAATATTAACTTCGAGATCTTAATTATTATAGATCTTTTCGCTAAAGTTGTAACAGTAATTGGTATGATGCTGTATTGTAAAGAATTGTGGTTTGGACGCATTACAGGATTAAGAGAAGGATTAGAGGAGTATAAAGCCAATGTTTCAGTAGGCATTCAATTAATGTTAGCACAATTAATGGGAATGCTAGTAACTGGTATAGGAAGAATTATTGTTGAATTTTTTGGGAATATAGAAGATTATTCTTACTATTCTCTTGGAATTACAATTACAAATTTGGTTTTGGTATTAATTTCATCTATTAGTATGCTTGCTTATCCCACTTTGAAAAGATTAAATGATAAAAACTATCCATTCTATTATGAAAAAATAAATACATTCCTACAAAGCTTTAGCATAATAGTACCTGTTTTATATTTTTTATCTTCACTATTAATATTTATGTATCTACCGAAATATTTGCCTGTTTTAAAATATTTAAATATCTTATTCGGAGTAATTATTCTTCAGGCGAAGATGCAATTATTAAATAATACCTTTTATAAGGTCTTAAGAAAAGAAACTGAGATGATGAAGGCTAATATTAGTAGTGTTTTACTGTTTACAGTTATGGCAGTTATAGCATTTCCTTTAACAGAAAGTGTAATGAGTATAGCGGTTTGTACACTAATTGTAATGGCGTATAGATGTTATTCAACAGAAGTATATCTAAGAAGAATACTCAAATTGAAAAATTATAAAGGAATTGTATTTGAAGCATTATATATTTTTCTATTCTCCATACTAACGTTTTTATTAAATATGAAAATATCATTTATTTTATATTTTTGTTTTTTGGTTATTATGGTTTATAAGAATCGTTCATTATTGAATAGAATTTTTAAACGGGTTTAA